In Mucilaginibacter inviolabilis, the DNA window CGATGTGTTTATCAGGGGAGGCTCGCCGGGGCATTGTTTTATGGTGCTGAATGTGGCAGAAGATACCCGTCACTATAAAAAATTCCTGCTGGCACAAAGCTTTATGCCGGCCCAGAATATCCAGGTGCTTCAGGATAATGGGGACCCCTGGTTTAGCCTTGATAAAAAAAGCAGCATCCCTTACGGCGAGCTCATCAGCCAGGAATATTTGAAACGGTTTGACTAATATCCTACCTCGAAAAACTTTTTAAACCTTAAATTTTAACAAATTTCGCATCGAAAACAGGCTAAAAACACTTCAAAAACGATCTAAAAACACGCATTTTAACACTTTTTAACAAATTACAGCGCGGTTTTAACGTGTTTTAAAAACTTTAAAAAGTATCAATTAATTGGCTTTCAAATAACTATATACGAAATTGTCGATTTTTGGTCTTATTTCGTCTTAAATCAAACAGCCCGGATGTCTGTTAAATGACACCCGGGCTGTTGATTGATATAAATATACGAAAATTTGGGCGCATATCAAAGCCTCTAAATCATTTGTCATCCTGAGCGGAGCGAAGGATCTATTCTGCCATTGAAAAGTTCAACAATAGATGCTTCGTTCCTCAGCATGACAATTGGGATATTTACCTCACCCTCTTTCCGCCGCAGGCGAAGAGAGGGTCGTCCAGCGTAGCGTAGACGGGGTGAGTCTTCAACAATCGTTTCTACCTCTTTTCCACCCTATCATAAAATCCACCAAAGGAATTCACCCTTACGGCCTCTTCCTTAAAAAAGTCGCCGGGGAAACCGAGTTCGATGGCGCTGGCATCGCTTAGTCTTTTGAGCTGATCATCGTTCAGGGCAACCTCTACCGTTTTCAGGTTATCCAGCAGCTGATCAACCTTGGTGGCACCTACTATCGGGATGCATGAAAAACCTTGCTGACGGGTCCAGTTGAGCGCCACATGGCTTTCTGATACGCCCAGCTCGGCAGCTATGTCCATCACCACTTTGGTAATACCTTCGGCCCGACTGTTTAAGCGATTGCTTTCGGGTTTGATGCGGCCTTTGTCGCCCTTCAGATATTTGCCCGTTAAAGCCCCGCCAGCTAAAGGAGCCCATGGGGTTACCGTCATGCCGAAGTGTTTGGCCATTGGTATCAGTTCGCGCTCAGCGGTGCGGGCCAGCAGACTGTACTCTACCTGTAAGGCAATAAACTGGCTCCAGCCCATCAGTTCGGCCAGGGTATTGCCTTTGGCTACCACCCAGGCAGGTGTATCGCTAATGGCGGCGTAGTTTATTTTGCCCTGTTTAATCAGGTCGTCCATGCCGCGCAGTACCTCGTCTATGGGCGTAATATCGTCCCAGATATGCAGGTAAAACACATCTATAAAATCAGTTTTTAAACGCTTCAAGCTTTCCTCCACGCTGCGCATCATGTTTTTGCGACTATTGCCCGATGCGTTGGGATTAGCCATATTATCCTTCAGAGTATATTTAGTAGCCAGTACAAAGTAATCACGATCATGATTGCTCATGTATTCACCGATAATTTTTTCGCTGGTACCCAATTTATAGATATTGGCCGTATCCAAAAAGTTGCCGCCTGCATTGGCATAAGCATCCATAATGGCAAAACTGGTATCCTTATCGGCTCCCCATCCGGCTTCGGTGCCAAAGCCCATGGTGCCTAAACATAATTCTGAAACTTTAAGGCCCGAACGGCCCAGTAATTTGTAATTCATGGTGTTTTGATTATATCTTTTAATTACATCATGTCATTGCGAGGAGGTACAACGAAGCAATCCCGTAGCTATTCTCACCGATGAGAACGCGAGGAGATTGCCACGCTACGCTCGCAATGACATGATTTGTTAGTTTTTCTACCTTTCTTTATCACTCAGTACTTCTAATACATGTCATTGCGAGGAGGTACGACGAAGCAATCTCGTAGCTATTCTCACCAACGAGAACGCGAGGAGATTGCCACGCTACGCTCGCAATGACATAGTTTATTTTTTTAGTTATACCATTCACTGCTTAGATCATCCCATGCGGGATTATCAGCAACTATCAGATCAATTTTCTTTTTTCGTGAACCCGCTTTCAATTGCTTTTCACGTGCAATAGCATCATCTACCCATTGATATTCTTCGTAGTATACCAATTTGCTGCAATCGTACTTAGCCGTAAACCCTTTGTATATTTTTTGTTTGTGCTCCCATACCCGTTGTTCTAAATTGCCGGTAACATCTATATAAAATACGGTATTTACTTTATTGGCAACTATATAAACAAAATAACGATGTAGTTTCATGAGTCGGCTCCCGCGGTTTAAATATCGCTTTAATATTATAACAAACAATAAGCAACCCGGCTTGTACTTTAGGTATAAACATCCATCGCCATGAAGATCATCACCCTCCATAAACCCATCAAGATACAGGAGCTATATGACCTGCTGTTACAAAAGCTTAACCCGCTTTTTCATGAACGCAGGCAAAGCGATATTGATTTTACTGTTGAACAAAAAAATGGTTCTATCGAAATAAACGGCCCTGAGATATACGAAGGTTTCTTATTCAACCTCACCTTAAATGGTACGGAGCTGTGGATAACGCGGTCTGAGCATTATGTAGATGATGTAAACTCGCTCACCATTGAATCGATATTGAACGACCTGTTTAAAGATCTGGCTGGTGACAGCGGCACCGACCTGGTACAGGAAGGCTAAAAAGAACGGCTTCTCTCATTTCGACCACAGGGAGAAATGACATCGGTAAGAGAATCATTGAGGCAGATAAGGTTAAAAAGAATTGAAATATAATTTTTAGCTTTAACAGAAAATCTGCCTGTTATGCCTAAAAGTTATTACCTTTTTATTCTGTTTTTATTAGCTGCCTTTTGTGCCCGGGCACAAAAACCGGTTGAAGCCAAAGGTTACCCGGTTATCATCGGTCGCGATACGCTTTTTACTTTTTATACCGGTCAGGGTTTGTTTGAACCGGCCGAACGGGCCCAGGTAGTAACCAAACGCATTGAGGAGCTGGTTAACCGTATTGATTTTAATCCCGATTCGCTCACACTAAAAAACGATACATCAATTTCGGTGATCTCCTACAATTCGCAAATTATCCTGGCGGTTAATAATAAGGATGCCACCTTTACCGAGCTTAATCGCCCGCAGCTGGCAGCCAGTTACCTAGTTATCCTCAAAAAAAAACTGGGTAATTATTTTTCAGATAGCAGCACCAAACAGGTAGTTATTAATATTCTGGAAGCTGTAGCCGTTGTAATATTGCTCGTTATTTTAATATGGGCGCTCAATAAAGGTTCGCGCTGGGTAAAACTTAAAACGCTCAGAGCCTGGGAAAACCGCATGGATAAACTGGCTGCCAAAGGCGCCCCCGTTGCCTATGCCAAACGTTTGCTACCTGTTGTTACCGGCTTGCTGCGCATCGGGCGGTTTATTCTCATCATTTTGTTGGTTTACATGGCCTTGCCCGTATTGTTTTTTATTTTCCCATCATCAAAACCTATAGCGGTACAGTTACTTGGTTATATTGTTAATCCTTTTAAAAGTATAGTACTGGCCATTGTACACTACATTCCCAACCTGCTCACCATTGCTGTAATTTATATTGTTACCCGTTATATCGTAAAACTGGTAAAATTTATTGCCAACGAAATTGCCCTGGGAGCCATCACCATCAACGGTTTTTATCCGGAATGGGCCATGCCTACCTATAATATTATTAGAGTACTGCTGTTTGCATTTATGTTTGTGGTGATATTTCCGTATTTGCCGGGCTCTGATTCCAAAGTTTTCCAGGGGGTAACGGTATTTCTGGGGATCCTGTTTTCGCTGGGTTCATCGTCGGCCATATCCAATATGGTATCGGGCATTGTACTTACCTATATGCGCCCCTACAAAATTGGCGACCGTATAAAAGTAGGCGACGTAACAGGCGATGTGGTAGAGAAAAACCTGCTGGTAACCCGCTTACGCACCATAAAAAATGAGGATATCACCATCCCCAACGCTACCATATTGAGCGGGCATACCACCAACTACAGTACTGTAGCCAAAACCATGGGGTTGATACTCAATACTACCATAACCATTGGTTACGATGTGCCCTGGCAAACGGTGCATAACCTGCTCATCAGCGCGGCCGAAGCTACTGATGGCGTGCTTACCGAGCATAAACCCTTTGTATTGCAAACCGGGCTGAATGATTTTAATGTGGCCTACCAGTTGAACGCCTACACGGCTTCATCCAACCAAATGGCGGCTATTTACTCCAGACTGCACCAAAACATACAGGATAAGTTTAACGAAGCCGGAGTAGAGATCATGTCGCCGAATTACTTCGCGCTGCGCGATGGTAACCACATCCAGATTCCGGATGGGTATGTGCCTGAGGGGTATAGTAAGCCTGGGTTTAAGGTAGATGGAGAGAAGTAACGACAAGCGTCAGACTTACGAAGTTTTCAAAAACTTCGTAAGTCTTTAAAAATCGGACATAAAAAACCATGTCATTGCGAGGCACGAAGCAATCTCCTCGCGTTCTCATCGATAAGAATAGCTACGAGATTGCTTCGTGCCTCGCAATGACATGGGGAAGAAAATTATCTAGCAAACAAAAAAGGCACCCAATCGGGTGCCTTTTTTAATATTTTCTGATAAGGAAAATTTATCCGTGTATCCAGCTGAATTTGTATTCGAGCATGGGGTTTTTCATGCGTTCGGCAACGCGCAGCAGGCGCGATGGCAGGTTCATGATATAGTCGCGGGCTTTTTCGCCGGCTTCGTTCAGGTCGGTTGCGCTTTCAATATGCCAGTCTTCTATCAGCTCTTTCAGTATATCTACATAATCAATAGCGGTATATATACCCAGGCGTTGGGCGGCATCCGTGAAGTGACCAAAAGTTTGGCCTATTTTTAAACCCACCTCACGTAAAAAGTGAGCCGGCATTACAATCTTTTTACGCATCATATCCTCAAAAGCAATCATCGCTTCGCTCGGATCAACCTCAAATATTTTCTCAATAAAGTATTTATAAGCTTTAGCATGACGGGCCTCATCACCGGCAATAACGCCACACATTTTCGACAGCAGCGTATCGCCATCTTTTTTAGCCTGCGAAGCTACACGCCTGTGCGATACATTAGTAGCCAGTTCCTGGAATGAGGTATATATAAAGTTACGATATGGGTCGGTTCCGGTACCGATATCAAAACCATCGGCAATCAGGTACTGGGTTGATACCTCCATCATACGCATATTAACACGGCCAGACAGGTAAAGGTATTTATTAAGCAGGTCTCCGTGACGGTTTTCTTCGGCCGTCCAGTGGCGGGTCCATTTCATCCAGCCGCCTTCTTCGTCTTTTGAAACACCTTCAACCATGGTAAGCCATGACTCGTAAGTAGGCAAGGCTTCTTCAGTAATAGTATCACCAATTAAAACGGCTATCAGGTCGTAACTTAAACCCTGGGCGCTTTCCTGCAATTCTTTTATTTCACTGAAAAATGAATCTCTTGTAGAGTCGGGTAAAAAATCAGATGGTTGCCAAATGGTATCAACAGGTTTTAAATATTCAAACATCTTTTCGAGCATATATTTTTCAATATGCACCATAACCTCCCGACGTTTTTCTTCAAAAAATTTCATAACAGTATATTACCTGGCAAAGGTAATCAATAAATGAATAATTATGTTAAATGATTTTTGGGAACAAGGATTTGGAGAACAAGGAGCAAGGACTTTTTTCAATTAATGATTTAGTGATTTATTTTCCTCTGTCAACAGATAAGCTTCGGGCGAAAGCAGGCAGAACGATGGTGGATGGTGCTGTTGCGGGGCATAGCAAGTTTTTGCTGAAGCACAGGGGAGTGAGCGAACGAAGTTGGGCAAAATAATTGCAGCCCTGGTTCTGGCTGATTGGCAGGGCAAAGGCCACGTGCGCAAAGAAGCATTTCTGGTGACTTGATTTTTGGTTACTTTTCATCAAGGAAAAGTAACTAGGCCCTCCCGCGGCCATGAGCGGGTATACGCCATGTCTAATCGATGAATAGATCCTTCGCTACGCTCAGGATGACAAACTACTGAAAGAGATTGCTTCATACCTTACAGTAATGACACGTGGTGATAATTTTTACCTTGCAACCCCAATAGCCTCCTGCATACAAACCGGCAAAGTATTTAAAGCAGGTTTACCGGTAAACAAAGAGAACGCCCCATTATAATCCCAAAGCATGCCGGGAATGTTCAGGCGTTTGAGGGCAGCCCGCATGGCTTTAATGTAACGGCAGCGGCTGTCCAGATCGGCATATTTATTATAAACCCCATATTCGCCGCATAGTATGGGGACATCGTACTTAGCGCCCCAGGTTTTAGCAATTTGTAACTTATCGTTAATAGATTGCTCATTACCGTCTTTATTGTACTTATTATAATTGAGTTCTCCGTCGGTTCCCCTGGCTTTTGGGTTAAGGGCTGGAAAATTTTCCGCATTATAAGGAAATGATACCCCGGTTGTTGCTACCTGATCGCCCACCCAGGCTGCACCCTGGTGGGTAAAAAAGAAGGGTTCGTAAAAATGAAAGGTGTAAATGATGTTCTCGTCGGCCAGACGCACAAAACGGCTCAGTTCGTAAATGCTGTTGTAATTGGATGCACCAATGATCAGGGTATGTTTTTGATCAATTTTGCGGATAGCGGTTACCATATTATAAGCCGCATCTTTCCACACTTTGGGGTCAATCCGGGGCGGTTCGTTATATAATTCAAAAAAAACGTCATCGGCGTTGGTATGGGTATAACGTTTTACTATTTTTAACCAACGCTTAATAATTATAGGTGTTTCCACCAAATAGTTGGTATCATTTAACTTTCCGTAATGATAATCAATCACCAGTTTAAATCCGTAGTCATGACATTTTTTCACCACCTGGTCGATGCGGCCGAACACTTCTTCATCCGGAATATGCTGTTCTTCAAACCACCTGAAAGCAACGGGTAACCTAATGCTTTTAAAGCCGAGTTTTTTTAATAATTCCAGATCATTTTTTTTTAAACCTTCTTCCGCAAACGTTTGTTTAACCCATGTTTGTTCCAGCCATGAAATGCTGATACCATGGTCAAGACTTTGCGCCCGTTTAAAAGCCTGCAAACGAGATTGCTGGATTTTTGGACTACTTTTTGCAACAGCGCCAGCAGTTGTTACCATTAGTATTAACAAATAGTTTAAGATTTGCGTAAAAAGAACTGCTTTGAGTCTCACTTCTTAAACCTTAGCTGATAAAAAACCATAAAAAAAACAGGACTTGATTTTAATTATAATTTAAGATAACGAATAATGTTTGTTCAAATTGCAAAAGACGAATTAATAAAAGAGACCTCGAAAAAAGCATGGTTCCAAACCAATAATATTATTTGGCCCATTATTTTGCTTTATCCGGTTTTTAGTATTGTTGATTACGTGTATGCACCAGAAATTTGGATACAGTTTTTTATTGTACGGTTAATAACCAGCGCTCTGATATATGGCTTGCACGGGCTTTTTACGGCCAAAAGATATGATTACCGGCTGCTGCTGCATATCAGTTTTTTTTTACTTTCGGTAACATCAGCGCTTTTATGCAATATTGTAAAAATCCAGAACCTTAATATTTATTACCTGGTTTTTGCAACCATTGTTTTGTTCTTTAACCTGCAGGTATTTTGGGAGCCTATTAACTCCTTTATAGAAGTATTGGTAGCTTTATTATTACTGGCTATATTTTTTAATTTATTCAGTGATTATAACCTGGATATCGTGATCAGTAATGGCGGGCAA includes these proteins:
- a CDS encoding acyl-ACP desaturase, with translation MKFFEEKRREVMVHIEKYMLEKMFEYLKPVDTIWQPSDFLPDSTRDSFFSEIKELQESAQGLSYDLIAVLIGDTITEEALPTYESWLTMVEGVSKDEEGGWMKWTRHWTAEENRHGDLLNKYLYLSGRVNMRMMEVSTQYLIADGFDIGTGTDPYRNFIYTSFQELATNVSHRRVASQAKKDGDTLLSKMCGVIAGDEARHAKAYKYFIEKIFEVDPSEAMIAFEDMMRKKIVMPAHFLREVGLKIGQTFGHFTDAAQRLGIYTAIDYVDILKELIEDWHIESATDLNEAGEKARDYIMNLPSRLLRVAERMKNPMLEYKFSWIHG
- a CDS encoding aldo/keto reductase gives rise to the protein MNYKLLGRSGLKVSELCLGTMGFGTEAGWGADKDTSFAIMDAYANAGGNFLDTANIYKLGTSEKIIGEYMSNHDRDYFVLATKYTLKDNMANPNASGNSRKNMMRSVEESLKRLKTDFIDVFYLHIWDDITPIDEVLRGMDDLIKQGKINYAAISDTPAWVVAKGNTLAELMGWSQFIALQVEYSLLARTAERELIPMAKHFGMTVTPWAPLAGGALTGKYLKGDKGRIKPESNRLNSRAEGITKVVMDIAAELGVSESHVALNWTRQQGFSCIPIVGATKVDQLLDNLKTVEVALNDDQLKRLSDASAIELGFPGDFFKEEAVRVNSFGGFYDRVEKR
- a CDS encoding GIY-YIG nuclease family protein, encoding MKLHRYFVYIVANKVNTVFYIDVTGNLEQRVWEHKQKIYKGFTAKYDCSKLVYYEEYQWVDDAIAREKQLKAGSRKKKIDLIVADNPAWDDLSSEWYN
- a CDS encoding glycoside hydrolase family 5 protein, which codes for MVTTAGAVAKSSPKIQQSRLQAFKRAQSLDHGISISWLEQTWVKQTFAEEGLKKNDLELLKKLGFKSIRLPVAFRWFEEQHIPDEEVFGRIDQVVKKCHDYGFKLVIDYHYGKLNDTNYLVETPIIIKRWLKIVKRYTHTNADDVFFELYNEPPRIDPKVWKDAAYNMVTAIRKIDQKHTLIIGASNYNSIYELSRFVRLADENIIYTFHFYEPFFFTHQGAAWVGDQVATTGVSFPYNAENFPALNPKARGTDGELNYNKYNKDGNEQSINDKLQIAKTWGAKYDVPILCGEYGVYNKYADLDSRCRYIKAMRAALKRLNIPGMLWDYNGAFSLFTGKPALNTLPVCMQEAIGVAR
- a CDS encoding mechanosensitive ion channel family protein, whose amino-acid sequence is MPKSYYLFILFLLAAFCARAQKPVEAKGYPVIIGRDTLFTFYTGQGLFEPAERAQVVTKRIEELVNRIDFNPDSLTLKNDTSISVISYNSQIILAVNNKDATFTELNRPQLAASYLVILKKKLGNYFSDSSTKQVVINILEAVAVVILLVILIWALNKGSRWVKLKTLRAWENRMDKLAAKGAPVAYAKRLLPVVTGLLRIGRFILIILLVYMALPVLFFIFPSSKPIAVQLLGYIVNPFKSIVLAIVHYIPNLLTIAVIYIVTRYIVKLVKFIANEIALGAITINGFYPEWAMPTYNIIRVLLFAFMFVVIFPYLPGSDSKVFQGVTVFLGILFSLGSSSAISNMVSGIVLTYMRPYKIGDRIKVGDVTGDVVEKNLLVTRLRTIKNEDITIPNATILSGHTTNYSTVAKTMGLILNTTITIGYDVPWQTVHNLLISAAEATDGVLTEHKPFVLQTGLNDFNVAYQLNAYTASSNQMAAIYSRLHQNIQDKFNEAGVEIMSPNYFALRDGNHIQIPDGYVPEGYSKPGFKVDGEK